The Methanococcus voltae genome window below encodes:
- a CDS encoding cache domain-containing protein, producing the protein MVKFKKISTKLIVLAIVVALVPVVISSGSSLSTLQNNMNSQMHETLVSDTNLIESMLNDEVASLNSLSKYPTKTSGMVNSIQDKDINGVKTRLIQLTEGSDVAYVAVTDKNGNFIASNTNDNLDASGIVNKLKNSGKDSGILKLSSTFMNGFPKYKIEGVSEGIGLASISEISDDGQVIGYLLMVRILNNNVELVDKIKSITGNEVTIFMDDIRISTSILKDGARFVGTKSSGDVYAETRAGNAYDGEANINNEDYVTIYEPLYDLDGKYIGMLFVGTPKSALTGLMNQLMIQTLIVSLLGLLISIGLAFFISKSISKPMALLKDGAEKFSKGDYSHRVEVNTHDETHDLAESFNEMADNVVKLNKTLDMDKAKLAELLEEV; encoded by the coding sequence ATGGTAAAATTCAAAAAAATTAGTACAAAATTGATAGTTTTGGCTATTGTAGTGGCTTTAGTACCTGTAGTCATTTCAAGTGGCTCATCACTATCAACTTTACAAAATAATATGAATTCACAAATGCATGAAACATTGGTTAGTGATACAAATCTTATTGAATCAATGTTAAACGACGAAGTAGCATCTTTAAATTCTTTAAGTAAATACCCTACTAAAACAAGTGGTATGGTAAATTCTATACAAGATAAAGATATAAACGGGGTAAAAACTCGTTTAATTCAGCTTACTGAAGGTTCGGATGTAGCTTATGTAGCAGTAACTGATAAAAATGGTAATTTTATTGCCTCAAATACTAATGATAATTTAGATGCATCTGGCATAGTAAATAAATTAAAGAATTCTGGAAAAGATTCTGGTATTTTGAAATTGTCTTCAACTTTTATGAATGGTTTCCCAAAATATAAAATTGAAGGAGTTTCAGAAGGTATTGGTTTGGCTTCAATCAGTGAAATATCAGACGATGGTCAAGTAATTGGTTATTTACTAATGGTTAGAATATTAAACAATAACGTAGAATTAGTTGATAAAATAAAATCCATAACTGGTAATGAAGTTACAATATTTATGGATGATATAAGGATATCTACAAGTATCTTAAAAGATGGTGCACGATTTGTCGGTACCAAATCTTCAGGAGACGTATATGCTGAAACAAGAGCAGGTAATGCATATGACGGTGAAGCAAATATTAATAATGAAGATTATGTGACCATATATGAGCCACTATATGATTTAGATGGTAAATATATTGGTATGTTATTCGTAGGAACCCCTAAATCTGCACTAACTGGTTTAATGAATCAATTAATGATACAGACTTTAATTGTAAGTTTGTTGGGTTTATTAATTTCAATAGGTTTAGCATTCTTTATTAGTAAATCTATTTCAAAACCAATGGCTTTATTGAAAGACGGGGCTGAAAAATTCAGTAAAGGAGATTATAGTCATAGAGTTGAAGTTAATACGCACGATGAAACTCACGATTTAGCAGAATCATTCAACGAAATGGCCGATAACGTAGTTAAGTTGAATAAAACATTAGATATGGATAAAGCTAAGTTAGCAGAACTATTGGAAGAAGTAAG